One Ignavibacterium sp. DNA segment encodes these proteins:
- a CDS encoding helix-turn-helix domain-containing protein, which yields MKIDHTEEFDLAYRFVTETNLNIFLTGKAGTGKTTFLKYVQKNSTKKMLVAAPTGVAAVNAAGVTLHSLFQLPLGIILPYTNTVNPSKDLFKDHPLLSRIHYSKEKLNLLRSIELLIIDEASMLASYIVDAIDIILRYVKRKPEEAFGGVQILFIGDLNQLPPVVKNEDWEILSDYYSSIFFFDSIVLSENIPVIIELKNIYRQKDNKFIEILGEIRNNELTEENYNLLNSRLLRNFTPSDSEGYISLTTHNYQADEINKTKLKNLPSPEYIFSAEIIDEFPENILPAEKELILKKGAQVIFLKNDTEAKQYFNGKIGMVTELDWDFIKVFCRDDQLEIIVKKSEWQNIRFKVDPETHKIKEEVLGSFIQYPLRLAWAITIHKSQGLTFDRVIINAERAFAAGQVYVALSRCTSLNGLVLSSPVRRNSIISHKELNEWFIRNKDINLQMQFIEARQNYILRELKNIFDSQKLYNSLKDLKAFFEENISDLSAESLSWLEELIFRQKQLNETSEKFMMSLVHLGAIGSDIENNNQIQKRIKEAAYYFYNEIEAWKKSFINHPLRVHTKKVSSKADKLLFEINLILSETLTNLHCCKNGFMLKNYLMNKNSLRLPSFELDSTIKSSYTKDKSSKTDTVKETVKLFKEGKSADQIAAERNLVISTIEGHFAQAIKQGLIDIDEVMSISEAKMIAEYFPKNLKDVGLSSIKETVPQNISYGKLKIVMAWLDKMSK from the coding sequence ATGAAAATAGACCACACTGAAGAATTTGATCTGGCATATCGTTTTGTTACTGAAACAAATTTAAACATTTTTCTTACGGGCAAAGCCGGAACAGGAAAAACGACCTTCCTGAAATATGTTCAAAAGAATTCAACAAAAAAGATGTTAGTTGCTGCACCAACCGGAGTTGCGGCAGTAAATGCCGCAGGTGTTACACTTCATTCTTTATTTCAGCTTCCGTTAGGAATAATACTACCATATACAAATACTGTTAATCCTTCTAAAGATTTATTTAAGGATCATCCTCTTCTTTCAAGAATTCACTATAGTAAAGAAAAATTAAATCTACTCAGAAGTATTGAACTCCTTATAATTGATGAGGCAAGCATGCTCGCTTCGTACATAGTTGATGCAATTGATATTATTTTACGTTATGTAAAGCGTAAACCTGAAGAAGCATTTGGTGGAGTACAAATTTTATTTATTGGTGATCTCAATCAGCTTCCTCCAGTGGTAAAAAATGAGGATTGGGAAATTCTGAGTGATTATTATTCATCAATTTTTTTCTTCGATAGCATCGTACTGAGTGAAAACATTCCTGTTATAATTGAATTGAAAAATATTTATCGTCAAAAAGATAACAAGTTTATTGAAATACTGGGTGAAATAAGGAACAATGAATTAACAGAAGAAAATTATAATCTGTTAAACTCAAGATTATTAAGAAATTTTACACCTTCAGATAGTGAGGGATACATTTCACTAACTACTCATAACTACCAAGCTGATGAAATAAACAAAACCAAACTAAAAAATCTTCCTTCACCTGAGTATATCTTTAGTGCTGAAATAATAGATGAATTCCCGGAAAACATTCTGCCCGCTGAAAAAGAATTAATCCTGAAAAAAGGTGCACAGGTAATATTTCTTAAAAATGATACAGAAGCAAAACAATATTTTAACGGAAAAATCGGGATGGTTACCGAACTTGATTGGGATTTTATAAAAGTCTTTTGTAGAGATGATCAACTTGAAATCATAGTTAAAAAATCTGAATGGCAGAACATCAGGTTTAAAGTTGATCCTGAAACCCATAAAATAAAAGAAGAAGTTCTTGGAAGCTTCATTCAATATCCTTTAAGACTTGCCTGGGCAATTACTATTCATAAAAGTCAGGGTTTGACTTTCGATAGAGTAATTATAAATGCGGAAAGAGCTTTTGCTGCCGGACAGGTTTATGTTGCACTTAGCAGATGCACTTCACTGAATGGGCTTGTTCTTTCAAGTCCTGTTCGAAGAAACTCAATTATTTCGCACAAAGAATTGAATGAATGGTTTATCAGGAACAAAGATATAAACTTACAGATGCAATTTATAGAAGCGCGGCAAAATTATATTCTCAGGGAATTAAAAAATATTTTCGACAGTCAAAAATTGTATAACTCATTGAAAGATTTAAAAGCATTCTTTGAAGAAAATATATCTGATCTCTCTGCTGAATCATTATCTTGGCTTGAGGAATTGATCTTCAGACAGAAGCAGCTTAATGAAACATCAGAAAAATTTATGATGAGTTTAGTCCATCTGGGTGCTATTGGTTCTGATATTGAGAACAACAATCAAATACAAAAAAGGATTAAGGAAGCTGCATATTACTTCTATAATGAAATTGAAGCTTGGAAAAAATCATTTATTAATCATCCTTTGAGGGTACATACAAAGAAAGTTTCGAGTAAGGCTGACAAACTCCTTTTTGAGATTAATTTAATTCTATCAGAAACTCTGACCAATCTTCACTGTTGCAAAAACGGATTTATGTTAAAGAATTATTTAATGAATAAGAACAGTTTAAGATTGCCGTCATTTGAATTAGATTCAACTATTAAAAGTTCCTATACAAAAGATAAATCATCAAAAACAGATACAGTAAAGGAAACAGTTAAACTGTTTAAAGAAGGTAAAAGTGCGGACCAAATTGCTGCAGAACGGAATCTTGTTATCAGTACAATTGAAGGTCATTTTGCTCAAGCAATTAAGCAGGGACTAATTGATATTGATGAAGTAATGTC